Proteins from one Brassica rapa cultivar Chiifu-401-42 unplaced genomic scaffold, CAAS_Brap_v3.01 Scaffold0747, whole genome shotgun sequence genomic window:
- the LOC117130967 gene encoding uncharacterized protein LOC117130967: MLTGDSLWGKWIKERLLKGKSFWEVKVKTHMGSWMWRKMLKLRGVAKSFYMKELGNGRHTSFWFDKWSEKGVLSDLLGERGIIDLGVAKNATLMKISVSGRGSQDIGEKFKTSETWELLRVSKPQCAWGRGIWFPQATPKFAFISWLAVLNRLSTLDRVAVWSQGVDTTCLLCQSATESRSHLFFECSYSGKVWEKMVKGILGNEFTNDWVGIVGLISDATREKKSLFCIRYALQAVLYAVWRERNKVKHGGKLMPLPILQKLVDKGIRNKISVLRMRGVRDMELLMQFWFQTKL; encoded by the exons ATGTTAACTGGTGATTCATTATGGGGGAAGTGGATTAAAGAAAGGTTACTTAAGGGGAAAAGTTTCTGGGAAGTGAAGGTTAAAACGCATATGGGCTCTTGGATGTGGCGTAAGATGTTGAAGTTGAGAGGAGTGGCTAAATCGTTCTATATGAAGGAGTTGGGGAATGGGAGGCATACGTCCTTTTGGTTCGATAAATGGTCAGAGAAGGGGGTGCTCTCTGATTTATTAGGTGAGCGGGGCATTATTGATTTGGGTGTAGCTAAGAATGCGACG TTAATGAAGATATCAGTCTCTGGAAGGGGAAGTCAAGATATCGGTGAGAAGTTTAAGACTAGTGAAACTTGGGAGTTGTTGAGGGTTTCCAAACCCCAGTGTGCTTGGGGTAGAGGGATCTGGTTTCCTCAGGCTACTCCTAAATTTGCTTTTATATCTTGGCTTGCGGTGCTCAACAGATTATCGACTTTGGACAGAGTTGCAGTATGGAGCCAGGGGGTGGATACAACCTGTCTACTTTGTCAATCTGCTACTGAGTCAAGAAGCCATTTGTTTTTCGAGTGTTCCTACTCGGGGAAGGTGTGGGAGAAAATGGTTAAAGGCATATTAGGGAACGAGTTCACTAATGATTGGGTTGGGATTGTGGGGCTCATTTCTGATGCGACAAGAGAGAAGAAGTCTTTGTTCTGTATCAGATATGCTCTTCAGGCGGTGCTGTATGCAGTCTGGCGTGAGAGAAATAAGGTAAAGCATGGTGGAAAGCTAATGCCGTTACCGATTCTGCAGAAACTGGTTGATAAAGGGATTAGGAACAAGATCAGTGTATTGAGAATGAGGGGAGTAAGAGATATGGAGTTGCTGATGCAGTTTTGGTTCCAAACTAAATTATAA